A genome region from Geobacter pickeringii includes the following:
- a CDS encoding HlyD family secretion protein, with the protein MILLAVLIVAAVIGGRWFVRSQTHISTDNAFIEAHVHSVSARVPGTVVAVHVDDNQPVKKDQLLAELDPTDYDVRVKDAAAALDMAKNETSSDYAAVEVARAAASDARARLEQADIDLKRGSALYGKEVIPKDQLDRLSTSRRIAAAQLKEAEEKVRKAQAELGLSGSGGREARVAQREAKLKETINNRAYTKVYAPADGYVTRKSVEIGNTVQAGQPLMAVVTLDDIWITANYKESQITHMKTGQKADFTVDSYPGYTFTGSVESIMAGTGAAFSLLPPENATGNYVKVVQRIPVKIAIDRKSDPQHLLRVGMSVVPTVAVERRAGDVLRSLWPF; encoded by the coding sequence GTGATTCTCCTCGCAGTCCTGATCGTCGCAGCGGTCATCGGCGGACGCTGGTTCGTCCGCAGCCAGACCCATATCTCGACCGATAACGCCTTTATCGAGGCGCACGTCCACTCGGTTTCGGCACGTGTACCCGGAACCGTTGTCGCCGTACACGTCGACGATAACCAGCCGGTGAAAAAAGACCAGCTTCTCGCGGAGCTTGATCCGACCGATTACGATGTCAGGGTGAAGGATGCCGCAGCGGCTCTCGACATGGCAAAAAACGAGACGAGCAGCGATTACGCCGCCGTGGAAGTGGCGCGGGCCGCCGCCAGCGATGCCCGCGCTCGGCTGGAACAGGCCGACATTGACCTGAAGCGCGGCAGCGCTCTCTATGGCAAGGAAGTGATTCCAAAGGATCAGCTCGACAGACTCTCCACGTCCCGCCGCATTGCTGCGGCCCAGTTGAAAGAAGCAGAAGAGAAGGTCCGCAAGGCACAGGCGGAGTTGGGGCTTTCCGGAAGCGGCGGTCGTGAGGCGCGGGTGGCACAGCGTGAAGCAAAGCTTAAGGAAACCATCAACAACCGTGCGTACACAAAGGTTTATGCCCCCGCGGACGGGTACGTGACCCGTAAATCGGTCGAGATCGGGAACACGGTTCAGGCCGGCCAACCGCTCATGGCGGTAGTGACGCTGGACGACATCTGGATTACGGCCAACTACAAGGAGAGCCAGATCACCCACATGAAGACGGGACAGAAAGCCGACTTCACCGTCGACAGTTATCCGGGGTACACCTTCACAGGAAGCGTGGAAAGCATCATGGCGGGGACCGGTGCCGCGTTCTCCCTCCTGCCGCCCGAAAACGCCACGGGGAATTACGTGAAGGTCGTTCAGCGGATACCGGTGAAAATTGCCATCGACAGGAAGAGCGACCCCCAGCACCTTCTGCGGGTCGGCATGAGCGTCGTGCCGACGGTGGCGGTGGAACGTCGTGCCGGCGACGTGCTCCGGTCGCTCTGGCCGTTCTAG
- a CDS encoding TolC family protein yields MNRSRRLIMLLALLVPVSAKAESTSLEECLRLALSANYALAVTGHDRQIAEEGVVRAKSGYLPRLDLQGGYTVQAKPQAVQIQNFSAETQDANFGFLSVSATQTIYDFGRTASRARRASLLQEATSRDYEAREKEVYLQVVEAYYGILEARKLLAAAEEEVVQRTDHLRIAKNLYEQGVVTRNDLLQAEVKLADSRQQRLGAANRVENRWLTLDYLTGRPLSFRADLSEASTAAQLPAPEDAERRAVANRPELAALARSVEAGEAEVVEARSAFYPELYVKAGIDYVENSKVREQTIYSATAGVKINLFDGFASTARRREAVESMMKQRDSLRQLREQIRVELRTALNDARVAADRIATVEQAIRQGEENLRINRDRYQEQVGTATDVLDAQTLLTQIKTDFYRAIYDSQVATARVRKAMGEL; encoded by the coding sequence ATGAACAGATCACGTCGACTGATCATGCTGCTCGCACTCCTTGTCCCGGTATCGGCCAAGGCGGAATCCACGTCTCTCGAGGAATGCCTTCGTCTCGCCTTGTCGGCCAACTATGCACTCGCGGTCACGGGTCATGATCGCCAGATCGCGGAGGAAGGCGTCGTTCGGGCAAAAAGCGGATATCTTCCCCGCCTCGATCTTCAGGGAGGATATACCGTGCAGGCGAAACCCCAGGCGGTCCAGATTCAGAATTTCAGTGCAGAAACACAAGATGCGAACTTCGGATTTCTGAGCGTCTCCGCCACGCAGACCATCTATGACTTTGGCCGCACCGCATCCCGCGCCCGCCGTGCCTCCCTCCTGCAGGAAGCGACCTCCCGGGATTATGAGGCCCGCGAAAAAGAGGTTTATCTCCAAGTCGTGGAAGCCTATTACGGAATCCTGGAGGCAAGGAAGCTCCTGGCCGCCGCCGAGGAAGAAGTCGTGCAACGCACCGACCATCTCCGCATCGCGAAAAACCTTTACGAACAAGGGGTTGTTACCCGCAACGATCTTCTCCAGGCAGAGGTGAAGCTGGCCGACAGCCGCCAGCAAAGGCTCGGCGCAGCAAACCGCGTCGAAAATCGATGGCTGACCCTCGACTATCTGACCGGTCGCCCCCTCTCCTTCCGTGCCGATCTTTCCGAAGCCTCCACTGCCGCTCAGCTCCCGGCGCCGGAAGATGCCGAACGGCGGGCAGTGGCAAACCGGCCGGAACTCGCCGCCCTCGCCCGGTCGGTCGAAGCGGGAGAGGCGGAGGTTGTCGAGGCCCGCAGTGCCTTCTATCCCGAACTGTACGTCAAGGCAGGGATCGATTACGTGGAGAACAGCAAGGTGCGGGAGCAGACGATCTATTCCGCTACGGCGGGAGTCAAGATTAACCTTTTCGACGGCTTTGCCTCAACTGCGCGGCGTCGAGAGGCGGTGGAAAGCATGATGAAGCAGCGTGACAGCCTCCGGCAACTGAGGGAGCAGATTCGGGTTGAACTGCGCACGGCGCTGAACGATGCGCGGGTGGCGGCGGATCGTATCGCGACCGTCGAGCAGGCAATCCGGCAGGGGGAAGAGAACCTCCGCATCAACCGGGACCGCTATCAGGAGCAGGTGGGGACCGCCACCGACGTGCTTGACGCCCAGACGCTCCTCACCCAGATCAAGACCGATTTCTACCGGGCGATCTATGACAGCCAGGTGGCAACTGCTCGCGTCAGAAAAGCTATGGGAGAACTTTAA
- a CDS encoding MarR family winged helix-turn-helix transcriptional regulator, which yields MFDIENSIGFLIAKVYQRGFALFKGELDAYELTPPQFSLLAFLWQEDGLSQTVLSQKSQIDRTTIGGLIDRLERQGLLQRLPDPDDRRAHRICLTPRGVALERELCAIAGQVTEKFFAPLSEVEKKSLFAILKKLRTPQESTR from the coding sequence ATGTTCGACATCGAAAATAGTATCGGCTTTCTCATCGCCAAGGTCTACCAACGCGGATTCGCTCTGTTCAAGGGGGAACTCGACGCCTACGAGCTTACGCCGCCGCAATTCAGCCTCCTCGCTTTTCTCTGGCAGGAAGACGGTCTTTCCCAAACCGTATTGTCACAAAAATCGCAAATCGACCGAACAACGATCGGGGGGCTCATCGACCGGCTTGAACGCCAGGGGCTTCTGCAGCGTCTTCCCGATCCCGACGACCGACGGGCACATCGAATCTGCCTGACCCCGCGGGGAGTCGCTCTCGAACGTGAACTCTGCGCCATTGCCGGCCAGGTCACCGAAAAATTTTTCGCTCCACTCAGCGAGGTGGAGAAAAAAAGCCTTTTTGCCATTCTCAAGAAGTTACGCACCCCCCAGGAGAGTACCCGATGA
- a CDS encoding DHA2 family efflux MFS transporter permease subunit has translation MNAPAKVVNKWLITITVMLPTIMEIVDTSVANVALPHMQGSLNAGTDEVTWVLTSYLVSNAVVLPMTGWLSRIFGRKRFLITCITLFTFASLLCGAAPNLATLILFRVIQGAAGGALIPSSQAILLETFPPHERGMANAIFGIGAMFGPIIGPALGGWITDNLSWRWIFYINIPIGIVAVIMATYFIFDPPYLRRAQASIDWWGLALLTVGLGALQIVLDKGQQDDWFNSSFIIGCTVLSALALASLVYVELKHEHPIINLRLFQDISFSAGNFVMFMVGFCLYSSIMLIPLFLQTLMGYDATLAGMVLAPGGIATLITMPFVGAVISKYDGRKVVLGGLLISATSMFMMQRFTLEASYWNFAWPRIILGVGLAMLFVPLTTVTLASIPREEMGNATGMFNLLRNIGGSVGIAAAATLLSRFAQFYQNVLISNVTQFNPVARQTIGTWKQALMARGIDGASAETKSLAALYGIVQRQAGMLAYNRIFWIVGLTFLGVMPLLLLLRKPKLGAGPAGMH, from the coding sequence ATGAACGCGCCGGCCAAAGTCGTCAATAAATGGCTCATCACCATAACGGTGATGCTCCCCACGATCATGGAGATCGTCGACACTTCCGTTGCGAACGTGGCACTTCCCCACATGCAGGGAAGCCTTAACGCCGGTACCGATGAAGTCACGTGGGTACTCACCTCATACCTGGTCAGCAACGCCGTGGTATTGCCGATGACCGGCTGGCTCTCCCGCATCTTCGGCCGCAAGCGCTTTCTCATCACCTGCATCACCCTCTTCACGTTCGCCTCGTTGCTCTGCGGAGCCGCCCCCAATCTGGCAACACTGATCCTCTTCCGGGTGATCCAGGGAGCAGCCGGCGGGGCCCTCATCCCGAGCAGCCAGGCGATCCTCCTGGAGACCTTCCCCCCCCACGAGCGGGGGATGGCCAATGCCATTTTCGGCATCGGAGCCATGTTCGGACCGATCATCGGGCCGGCTCTCGGCGGATGGATCACCGACAATCTGAGCTGGCGCTGGATTTTCTACATCAACATCCCCATTGGCATCGTCGCCGTTATTATGGCGACGTACTTCATCTTCGACCCCCCGTATCTTCGCCGCGCTCAAGCCTCCATTGACTGGTGGGGACTCGCCCTCCTCACCGTGGGACTCGGCGCACTCCAGATCGTTCTCGACAAGGGCCAGCAGGACGACTGGTTCAACTCCTCATTCATCATCGGCTGCACGGTTCTCTCGGCCCTGGCGCTCGCTTCCCTGGTCTATGTGGAACTGAAGCACGAACACCCGATCATCAATCTCAGGCTGTTCCAGGACATTTCGTTTTCCGCCGGCAATTTCGTGATGTTCATGGTCGGATTCTGCCTTTACAGCTCCATCATGCTCATCCCGCTCTTTCTTCAGACACTGATGGGATATGATGCGACACTGGCCGGAATGGTCCTCGCCCCGGGGGGGATTGCCACACTGATCACTATGCCGTTTGTGGGGGCGGTAATCTCGAAGTACGACGGTCGGAAGGTGGTGCTGGGGGGGCTTCTGATCAGCGCCACATCGATGTTCATGATGCAGCGATTTACGCTGGAGGCGTCCTACTGGAACTTCGCCTGGCCGCGGATTATCCTCGGCGTCGGGCTCGCGATGCTCTTTGTCCCTCTCACCACCGTGACCCTCGCATCGATCCCGCGGGAAGAAATGGGGAATGCTACCGGAATGTTCAATCTGCTGCGAAACATCGGAGGGAGCGTCGGCATTGCCGCAGCCGCCACTCTTCTATCCCGTTTTGCGCAGTTTTACCAGAACGTCCTTATCAGCAACGTAACGCAGTTCAATCCAGTGGCACGGCAGACAATCGGGACATGGAAACAGGCACTGATGGCGCGCGGCATCGACGGCGCCAGTGCGGAAACAAAGAGCCTGGCAGCCCTTTACGGCATTGTGCAGCGTCAGGCGGGAATGCTGGCCTACAATCGCATATTCTGGATCGTGGGACTGACGTTCCTCGGGGTAATGCCGTTACTTCTCCTCCTGAGGAAGCCAAAACTCGGCGCTGGACCGGCAGGAATGCACTGA
- a CDS encoding TPM domain-containing protein has protein sequence MKRIILSILLLCLLPAVVLARDVPPLRGYVNDYAGMISDGAAQRLQQALEAFERSDSTQIVVLTIPSLEGDDLEGFSIRVAEAWKIGQQGKDNGAILLVAKAERKVRIEVGRGLEGKLTDLVSGRIIRGDIAPRFKQGDFDGGVTVGVSAIMATVRGEYAAAPRDLRHGRKSAPPLIGLLIFLGVACVFFGAISRPLGALAGSVGLPVVVLLTFPGLGLVVLAGLAVAGFLLGLIIVALFGGGGRGGGMFWGGPPFGGGFGGGWSSGGGGFSGGGGDFGGGGASGDW, from the coding sequence ATGAAGAGGATTATTCTTTCGATACTGCTGCTCTGCCTGCTTCCTGCCGTTGTGCTGGCGCGCGATGTCCCCCCGCTAAGAGGGTACGTCAACGATTATGCCGGCATGATCTCCGACGGTGCCGCGCAACGGCTCCAACAGGCACTTGAGGCATTCGAGCGAAGTGATTCCACTCAAATCGTGGTTCTCACCATCCCTTCGCTCGAAGGAGATGACCTGGAGGGATTCTCGATTCGAGTGGCCGAGGCGTGGAAGATTGGGCAACAGGGAAAAGACAACGGTGCCATCCTGCTTGTCGCCAAGGCCGAGCGCAAGGTCCGGATCGAGGTGGGGCGGGGGCTTGAGGGGAAACTGACCGACCTTGTTTCGGGGCGGATCATCAGAGGTGATATTGCGCCACGGTTCAAGCAGGGGGACTTCGATGGCGGGGTGACCGTCGGCGTGTCGGCGATCATGGCCACGGTCCGGGGCGAGTATGCCGCTGCCCCCCGGGATCTGCGGCATGGCAGGAAGAGTGCCCCTCCGCTCATTGGTCTGCTGATTTTTCTCGGGGTCGCCTGTGTTTTCTTCGGAGCGATTTCCCGTCCGCTCGGCGCGCTGGCGGGATCTGTCGGTCTGCCGGTCGTAGTGCTCCTCACCTTTCCTGGCCTCGGTCTGGTCGTCCTTGCGGGGCTGGCGGTGGCGGGCTTCCTGCTCGGCCTCATCATCGTGGCGCTTTTTGGCGGTGGCGGGAGGGGCGGCGGAATGTTCTGGGGAGGGCCTCCTTTCGGGGGAGGATTCGGCGGCGGGTGGTCGTCGGGGGGCGGAGGGTTTTCTGGCGGCGGCGGCGATTTCGGCGGTGGCGGCGCTTCGGGCGACTGGTAG
- a CDS encoding TPM domain-containing protein, with translation MQRADTFFTPAEGEQIRQAVAAAETATAGEIVTMVVDSSDTYRESETLGATLLAGFVAIVIAVAMHHVTIWSYIPMVFMLYFPCRLLFRSVPRLKLSFVGRRRLHEAVRERAVRAFYEKGLYRTRGATGILIFISLLERKVWILGDRGINEKIAPHFWNEIAVTLTKGLREGEGGAALCRAIAACGAELSRHFPRAADDTDELPNDLLTQDG, from the coding sequence GTGCAACGGGCAGATACCTTTTTCACACCCGCGGAGGGGGAACAGATCCGGCAGGCGGTGGCCGCGGCCGAGACGGCAACTGCCGGTGAGATCGTCACCATGGTCGTCGATTCGAGTGACACGTATCGCGAGTCAGAGACCCTGGGAGCGACGCTTCTGGCCGGATTCGTGGCGATCGTGATTGCCGTTGCGATGCATCATGTTACGATCTGGTCGTATATTCCCATGGTTTTCATGCTCTATTTTCCGTGCCGGCTCCTGTTCCGGTCGGTTCCACGCCTGAAGCTCTCTTTTGTCGGTCGTCGCCGTCTCCATGAAGCCGTCAGAGAACGCGCAGTCCGGGCTTTTTATGAAAAGGGGCTCTATCGGACCCGGGGGGCAACCGGCATCCTGATTTTTATTTCTCTCCTGGAGCGAAAGGTGTGGATTCTCGGTGACCGCGGGATCAATGAAAAGATCGCGCCCCATTTCTGGAACGAGATAGCGGTAACGCTCACGAAGGGACTTCGGGAAGGGGAGGGGGGAGCAGCTCTTTGCCGCGCCATCGCAGCCTGCGGAGCCGAGCTTTCGCGGCATTTCCCCCGTGCGGCCGATGATACGGACGAGCTCCCAAACGATTTGCTTACCCAGGACGGCTGA